Proteins encoded in a region of the Pocillopora verrucosa isolate sample1 chromosome 11, ASM3666991v2, whole genome shotgun sequence genome:
- the LOC131768419 gene encoding beta-4C adrenergic receptor-like produces the protein MSNVICNDSAIYPISTELRDLLSTFIVNCIFNNFLTHTSIMLNIVTIYAIYKTSAIAKTLKTLLLSLACSDVAVGLFSQPLYTFSLINGLRLRNTGCITKQLATILSYLFSTASFLGVVAVSVDRFLAVHLHLRYQELVTHKRVVVVVISKWLYSAFISFMIFWVLPGTRQLINSVAVALGFIVTLVVYIRIYLTVRRHKNQIHSMQVQEVAHSDEIKNLIIIIKSTVSLFYVYLLLLICYLPFFICSALIRMYGSSIALKQFFLYSMTLIFLNSSLNPVIYCWKMRHVRHAIIDILRKMPWKRNWPLRINYNRSSSVVHVDN, from the coding sequence ATGAGCAATGTTATTTGCAACGATTCTGCAATATACCCCATATCCACTGAACTCAGAGATCTTCTTTCGACTTTTATCGTCAACTGTATCTTCAACAATTTTCTTACTCACACCTCCATCATGTTGAATATTGTGACAATCTACGCTATCTACAAAACTTCGGCAATCgctaaaactttgaaaactctgctgcTAAGTCTTGCCTGCTCggatgttgctgttggtttgtTTAGTCAACCATTATACACTTTCTCTTTGATCAACGGGCTTCGATTACGCAATACTGGTTGTATCACTAAACAATTGGCGACGATTTTAAGTTATTTATTCTCAACTGCTTCGTTCCTTGGTGTTGTGGCTgtaagtgtagacaggttcttagctgttcatcttcatctcagataccaagagcttgtgactcacaagcgtgttgttgttgtggtgatCAGCAAATGGTTGTACAGTGCATTTATTTCTTTCATGATATTTTGGGTGTTACCTGGTACTCGGCAACTTATTAATTCAGTTGCGGTAGCTTTGGGTTTCATTGTCACACTCGTGGTGTACATCAGGATATATTTAACTGTCCGACGGCACAAGAATCAGATTCATTCTATGCAAGTACAAGAAGTAGCTCattctgatgaaataaaaaacttaataattattattaaatcCACAGTTAGCTTATTCTACGTATATCTCTTAttgttaatttgttatttgccttttttcatttGCTCGGCTCTTATTCGAATGTATGGCTCGAGTATcgctttaaaacaattttttctttactcaaTGACTCTCATATTTcttaattcatctttgaatcctgtcatttactgctggaagatgagacacgTTCGACACGCCATTATAGACATACTGCGAAAGATGCCTTGGAAGAGAAATTGGCCATTACGGATAAACTACAATCGATCATCGAGTGTCGTCCATGTTGATAACTGA
- the LOC136284299 gene encoding beta-1 adrenergic receptor-like, with amino-acid sequence MSKLFCNQSSQFFPIFTELEDLRSTCITNCVFNIFLTYTAFMLNIVTIYAIHKTATMPKTLKTLLLSLACSDVAVGLFIQPLYTFFLINWLRLDNPGCNTQQVRTILGYLFSTASFHGVVAVSVDRFLAVHLHLRYQELVTHRRVVIVVIGIWVYSAFSSLMIFWGLLGTRDLISTINIAFSFIITLVAYIRIYLTVRRHKNQIRSMQIRNEAHSEEINFSVLIKSTVGIFYVYLVFLMCYLPYFICIAVIQIYSSSIPLKKLFLYSLTLAYLNSSLNPVIYCWKMRHVRHAIIDILRKMSWISNRPFRINYNRSSSVVHIDN; translated from the coding sequence ATGAGCAAATTGTTTTGTAACCAGTCTTCGCAGTTTTTTCCCATATTCACCGAACTTgaagatcttcgttcgacttGTATCACCAACTGCgtctttaacatttttcttacttACACCGCCTTCATGTTGAATATTGTGACAATCTATGCCATACACAAAACTGCAACAATgccaaaaactctgaaaactcTGCTGCTAAGTCTTGCCTGCTCggatgttgctgttggtttgtttattCAACCGTTATACACTTTCTTTTTGATCAACTGGCTTCGATTAGACAATCCTGGCTGTAACACTCAACAGGTGCGGACGATTTTAGGTTATTTATTCTCAACCGCTTCGTTCCATGGTGTTGTGGCTgtaagtgtagacaggttcttagctgttcatcttcatctcagataccaagagcttgtgactcacaggcgtgttgttattgttgtgatTGGCATATGGGTGTACAGTGCATTTTCCTCTTTGATGATATTTTGGGGGCTTCTTGGTACTCGGGATCTTATAAGTACAATTAATATAgctttcagttttattatcACACTCGTGGCGTACATCAGGATATATCTAACTGTACGACGGCACAAGAATCAGATTCGATCCATGCAAATACGAAACGAAGCTCATTCTGAAGAGATCAACTTCAGTGTCCTCATTAAATCCACAGTTGGCATATTCTACGTATATCTCGTATTTTTAATGTGTTATTTGCCCTATTTCATTTGCATAGCTGTTATTCAAATCTATAGCTCGAGTATCCCCTTAAAGAAACTTTTCCTTTACTCGCTGACTCTCGCGTACCtgaattcatctttgaaccctgtcatttactgctggaagatgagacacgTTCGACACGCTATCATAGACATACTGCGAAAGATGTCTTGGATCAGCAATCGGCCATTTCGGATCAACTACAATCGGTCATCGAGTGTCGTGCATATTGATAACTGA
- the LOC136284300 gene encoding uncharacterized protein, whose product MENGTYEQYQREQKRRQRIKRKLEKRLRVVTEEEKKSELFEALHLSMISSDESDGEDDTLSTKHLVWRTEEVSSFFKELDSRHRANMSTQQRRQSVNRQVGRPSTRSHNEVPEKLLWAIKL is encoded by the exons ATGGAAAATGGTACATATGAGCAGTACCAAAGGGAACAGAAAAGGAGGCAAAGAATTAAAAGG AAACTGGAGAAGAGACTGAGAGTGGTTACTgaggaagaaaagaagtcaGAATTGTTCGAGGCATTGCATTTGTCAATGATATCCTCAGATGAATCTGATGGCGAGGATGACACCCTGTCCACAAAGCATCTTGTCTGGAGGACAGAGGaggtttcttctttcttcaaagAACTGGACTCACGGCATAGGGCAAATATGTCCACCCAACAAAGGAGGCAGTCTGTAAACAGGCAGGTTGGCCGTCCAAGTACCAGAAGCCACAATGAAGTGCCAGAGAAATTGCTCTGGGCCattaaattgtaa
- the LOC131768529 gene encoding adenosine receptor A1-like, whose product MKESFCNDSLEYFPTYTELKDLRSTFIAYCIFNNFIAHTSIMLNIVTIYAIHKTSAIAKTLKTLLLSLASSDVAVGLFILPLYIFFLVKRLQLDNLNCNIFQVLNISGYLFTTASFFGVVAVSVDRFLAVHLHLRYQEVVTHRRVVVVVIGKWLCSALFSLITLWGLAGAKEIIESVIAAFGFIVTFVVYIRIYLTVRRHKNQIHSMQVQEVAHSDELKNFMVLMKSTVSIFYVYLVLLICYLPFFICSAVILIYGSSIASRHFFLYSMSLVFLNSSLNPVIYCWRMRHVRRTIMDILRKIPWNSNRPLRINYNRSSSVVQVDN is encoded by the coding sequence ATGAAAGAGTCATTTTGTAACGATTCTTTGGAATATTTTCCCACATACACGGAACTTAaagatcttcgttcgacttTTATCGCCTACtgcatttttaacaattttatagCTCACACCTCCATCATGTTGAATATTGTGACAATTTACGCTATCCACAAAACTTCGGCAATagcaaaaactttgaaaactctgctgcTGAGTCTTGCCTCCTCtgatgttgctgttggtttgtTTATCCTACCATTATACATCTTTTTTTTGGTCAAGAGGTTACAACTGGACAATCTTAACTGTAATATTTTTCAAGTGCTGAATATTTCAGGTTATTTATTCACAACTGCTTCGTTCTTTGGTGTTGTGGCTgtaagtgtagacaggttcttggccgttcatcttcatctcagatatcaagaggTTGTGACTCACAGgcgtgttgttgttgtggtgatCGGCAAATGGCTGTGCAGTgcacttttttctttgataacatTGTGGGGGTTAGCTGGTGCTAAGGAGATTATAGAGTCAGTTATTGCAGCTTTCGGTTTCATTGTCACATTTGTGGTGTACATCCGGATATATTTAACTGTACGACGGCACAAGAATCAGATTCACTCTATGCAAGTACAAGAAGTAGCTCATTCTGATGAATTAAAAAACTTTATGGTTCTCATGAAATCCACAGTTAGCATATTCTACGTATATCTCGTGttgttaatttgttatttgcctttttttatttgctcggCTGTTATTCTAATCTATGGCTCGAGTATCGCTTcaagacatttttttctttactcaaTGTCTCTTGTGTTTcttaattcatctttgaaccctGTCATTTACTGCTGGAGGATGAGACATGTTCGACGCACTATCATGGACATACTACGGAAGATTCCTTGGAACAGCAATCGGCCATTACGGATAAACTACAATCGATCATCGAGTGTCGTCCAAGTTGATAACTGA
- the LOC136277068 gene encoding adenosine receptor A3-like, with translation MNKLYCNQSLRYLPIFTELEDLRATCIANSVFNIFLTYTAFMLNIVTIYAMHKISTMPKPLKTLLLSLACSDVAVGLFSQPLHTFYLINWLRLHNLSCNTVQVGTILNGLFLTASFLGVVAVSVDRLLAVHLHLRYQELVTHRRVVVVVISIWVYSAFVSLITLSGLLSVQGLIGTITAVIGFIITLAVYIRIYGTVRRHRNQIQSVQIRDEAQSEEIKNLAILIKSIVGIFYVYLVFLICYFPLTICLVVIRINGSSIVLKKLYIFSLTLVYLNSSLNPVIYCWKMRHIRHTIMDILRKMSWISNRPFRINYNRSSSVVHIDN, from the coding sequence ATGAACAAATTGTACTGTAACCAGTCTTTGCGATATTTGCCCATATTCACCGAACTTGAAGATCTTCGTGCGACTTGTATTGCCAACTCTGtcttcaacatttttcttacttACACCGCCTTCATGTTGAATATTGTGACAATCTACGCCATGCACAAAATTTCAACAAtgccaaaacctttgaaaactctgctgcTAAGTCTTGCCTGCTCggatgttgctgttggtttgtTTAGTCAACCATTACACACTTTCTATCTGATCAACTGGCTTCGACTGCACAATCTTAGCTGTAACACTGTACAAGTAGGGACGATTTtaaatggtttatttttaactgcTTCGTTCCTTGGTGTTGTGGCTGTAAGTGTAGACAGGCTCTTggctgttcatcttcatctcagataccaagagcttgtgactcacaggcgtgttgttgttgtggtgatCAGCATATGGGTGTACAgtgcatttgtttctttgattaCGTTGTCGGGGCTTCTTAGTGTTCAGGGTTTAATCGGTACAATTACTGCTGTTATCGGTTTTATTATCACACTCGCGGTGTACATAAGGATTTATGGAACTGTCCGACGGCACAGGAATCAGATTCAGTCCGTCCAAATACGAGACGAAGCTCAGTCTGAGGAGATAAAAAACTTAGCTATTCTCATCAAATCCATAGTTGGCATATTCTACGTATATCTcgtgtttttaatttgttattttcctcTTACCATTTGCCTTGTTGTTATTCGAATCAATGGCTCGAGTatcgttttaaaaaaattgtatattttCTCATTGACTCTCGTGTATCTGAATTCCTCTTTGAACCCTgtcatttactgctggaagatgagacacatTCGACACACCATCATGGACATATTACGAAAGATGTCTTGGATCAGCAATCGGCCATTTCGGATCAACTACAATCGGTCATCGAGTGTCGTCCATATTGATAACTGA